The Xiphophorus hellerii strain 12219 chromosome 7, Xiphophorus_hellerii-4.1, whole genome shotgun sequence nucleotide sequence CCTGACTGAGCAAAGCCTGCTCCATCAGAGCGCCTCGAGATGCGGTCAGGATGAAGTAGTGGGAACACTTTTGGTGCCATTCCTGAGGGAGGACAGGAAGACTTTGGAAGGGTCGGGTTGGCTTTTACCAGAAGAGAGCTTCAGTCTGACGGAGGAGTCCTGCTAACCTCGTGCTCGTCGAACGGCTCCAGGGTTTCTATTCTGTCCCGCTCCTCCTGGGGGACCAGCCCCAAGTAGAACGCATTcatgtccacacacacacaccgctccCAGCCCTGAGgacaagcacacacacagtgCTCATAAAGAAGAACATACATGCTGTTTAGCCAACTTCACCAAGCCTGTAACCCGTTCATTCATCCAGCCACCGGTGGCGCTGTTGTAAAAGTGCTGGAGCGGTCTGCTCCAAAACTCCATGAATACTTAATATGGATTTACCAATTTCAGCAGTGAGATGCTTGACATTCAGCTTGTTTGGATCGGTTTGTCGAGGGTTGTTAATTTTACTGCTGgcttctgtttttatgtctaTTTATCTGTTATGCCACTTCTGCATTTGATGATCAGAATTCTACAGTGGAGTTTAgttatttctgaaaagtttgCGTATAAAACTATTTAACATCCTAAAGTAAGACTACTGATTACTTTTGGTTAATGTCTTAAGGGTCCTTAACAATTCAACTAAACTGCCATTGAGCCATTTATTTACTCTGATGGTGTTTTTGACATCTTTTGAAATGCTAATGCTGCCTGAGCTTGTCTTCGGTTCATTCTAACAGAGTactgaatgtatttttaatgactCACTTGATGTTTGTTGCACAACATGtgattaatgaattattgaacaAGCTAAACAaaggtttctgcaggtttcacccaCTCACCCCTTTCAGAATTTTTAAGACCAGTatgaatgaaaatcaaagaTTACATTTTCACAGAAATGGACAAACGTTGTCCTGCCAACTAGCGATAAATTTGCACCTACCAACGATAGATGCAAACAGCTAGCTTGCTAGatagctagcaagggtatgtCAATAGCCAGTTAGCAGTAGCCTCAACCATCTTGAGTCACAGAACTGCTGGGTGTAAAACTTGCAAACAGGCCAAGTTTTATTGGCCTGTCTGCAGGCTAGTAAAACTTTTAAGAGGCAGAAAAGTCCCgcgagaaaaaaaatacataaaatctcTGAGATTAAATTGTCCTGCCAagataaaatttaagacctctAATTAACATATGACAAgtcaacttacattttttaaatataaattcaagatattttaatgccttaattttagatacatgaatttaagaaaTCTTAAGGATGCGAGGACACACTGATTTGTAATTAATGTAAAacttaattattaatttaatgctAGGAAATATGGAGGAAATATTGGAACATTAGCTGACCTTAATTATAGGTCAGAGCTGGTAGGACAATTTAAATTCACAATTCACATATAGaagaaatatagaaatatgaCTTAAGATGCCTATATCTTAAGTCATGCTTGCATAATTTAAGCAAGCATgacttggtaggtttgcagctGTGCCATACTCCTTCCTGCTCCAGTGAGGTTTCAACTTTCTGATGGtctatcacaaaaaataaatcaaagtttgCAACGGTAAACGACAAAAGTAAACGTTGTGTGTACTGACCTTGTCCAGGAACCTTTGCCTCTGTGCCGACAGATCTGGGTACTGCTGCAGGGCGTGCAGAGTTGAATTGAGCTTCAAGAAATGGTCCTGCATGACGCGGCCAAAGGGATCGTCGGGACGGATCTGCTCGTACATCACGAAGAGGGACCGTGGTAGGCGCTTTGCTGCCCAGCCGATCACGGCGTCTGACCTGCGAGGCACACAGCGGACCGCAGCTTTTAAAGCCTTACAGTGAGATGGACATCGCTCTGTCACCGTCTCTGCTGTACCGTTGGGTTTCCATGTAGGTGAGCACCACTTCAGAGAGGATCAAGGTGGGAGCGGCCCAGTCCAGACCAGCTGCACTCAGAGCCTCCTCCGTCTGAGATTCCTCCCTAACATCCACCCCTAACAGGCGGTACTGGCTGCTGCACATGTAAACGGGCCCTGAGAACAGATATGTGATTGTAGAATAAAAGTGAAGCTATATTTAGACAGCTACTCTGTCATTTTAGGCATCAGAAACCTGGTTGAGGAATCGGAGGCAGGCAGGGGTCCAACATCCCTCTCAGTGTTGCATTAGAAGTGACCAGAGCAGCTTTGCGCCGCGCCACATCAGGAAAATCCACCTCAAACACGGCGGTTCCGTCCAGAGCTCCGTCTGCACAGAGGCGGAAATACAGAGAGTCGAAGCCGGCGCCCAGCGACAGAACCTGCAGCAGCGGAacacaagaaacacaaagaagaacGCAGGAAATTAAGAAGAGCATGAGGGATTGTTGCTGTTATCGATTTGATCAACTGTCCAATGGTGGGATTTAGACAGTTTTCACCAACTCCAATGTAatactttttaagaccattatcatggcagaaatgttcaaaagaaATTGGTATATAGCTTTAAGGTCAGTAGTCCCAAGATTTATTGTACAGAATAAATCTATAGATTGGCAACAAATGTGGGCTGGTTGCAAAGACGAACATCATCCAGTCAACTATTAATAAATTTACGCTTATTCATGATGGAGGTAAAAAAGCTAGCTAGATAAATTCTTTGCATCTGTCACTGATataaataatactaataattgTTAGCCAGCTAGTTAGCAAGTACTAACAGTATTACTCACTAATAATACTTGCTAGTTAGCTATCAAGTATtaatattggtaaaaaaaaatacacttagTATTTTTTTGACCATATGCTACCTAGGTAGCAAGTACAAGTAGCTAACTACTTAGCTAGCAAGTACTAGAATCTGTTACTTGCTGCTGATACTTGCTTGCTATCAAGCTAAACAATTTAAggtcttaattttagatacattcatttaagactttttaatgaTGCGAGTACACCCTGATGTCCATTTATGAGGAGGGACTTGATATAACATTTCATTggaattggttttatttattggttgtATGAAAACAAACTCAACAGAACTCACCTGTCTGTTTGGACATTTCGCAGTGATGAGAAGGAAACGCCTCACACAGTGGTCCACAGCTCTCCAGCGCACAAAGTAGCCCCTAaaacataagataagataagataagatttatttgtcattgtcatcaacagattacgagattgagatttgctcgactcgagttaagatgcaggttatgtgtatatacttaatatacaaagataaagaaatgaatagtacaaaatgagaaataaatagacatcagaagatggttgcagcgcctggaggtgtcgcaacagaatttacatttataacaaagtggtggcaagagcagaagttcttatgcctttgaatatagtgccatgattgccatcgggtaaaaactgttttttaggtgatttgtcctggtttttattgctctgtatctcttgcctgatggcaaaCATGCATTAAAGGCCCACTGACAGCAGCACCGCGATGATCCGGCTGGTTCACCTGTGAGGAGGCTCAGGCATCTTCTCACCTGTTGATAAGCGGGGCTCTTCGAGATACTTTACACACAAAGTGTTGGATGAAAGGGTCCCTGAAGTATCCCTGCGCGGCGGCCGAAGCCTTGCTCACCACGCTGCTGTCGTTGGTTCCCTGCACCTGAGGCGGGAAAATAAACCGCTGCCATCAGAAGGCTATTTGAGAATGATCTGTTCtggaaagtattttattttgaaatgtatttatactGTACTGGAATAGTACAATAGTTTACACTATTGGCAAACTGTCTTTGCTATACCGGCTCAAAGACTTGTATCACATTCAATTCATTTGCCAGTTGTagtgttttacattaaaaatggcCAGAGTTATTACATGAGTGGAAGTCATTCAATTATTAGGCATTATTGGTTGATAATGTCCCTGCAGTgctgcatttcaaaataaaagtttagcaTTTCGAAAGATTTCCCTTTAGCTTACTTTAGTTATTCCAGACAACTCTGCCTCCCATTCTACTCACAGATGAGTTTCCTAATTGATTGTCCAAATTTTGTGGagcatattttttattgttgtgtaCATTTTTGTACACTGTATAAAACACCTTATATGTTTTAATACAtgtacattttctttacaatattaatattaaatatactctgctttctttctttctttcttttttgcatggAGGGACCCATAAAGTGTGTATACAATATTATGTTCTACTCTAGGATTCACCAGTCAACCTGCTGTTCCAGAGACGTTTAATATAAAATGGAGTTTGGTTATTCAGTTTTTTAGCTTCACATTAAACGCTGACTAACTAAATCTCAGTGAGAGGAGGAAGACCGTGAGAAAACTCTCCCTCGTGGAGCCCTTATGAAGAGACACGTGACACTGTAGTGATATTTAATGTGCAGCATTTCTTCCGAACTGTGCCACAGATAAGTTACACAGAGTACATttaaagacagatttttttctgtgtatggAGAAGCTGAACTTGCCGCCGTATCGCTGCCCtttctctgcttctttctgGCTCTTGTTGCCACGACGCCATCGAGCTTTCCACTgcaaacttcttcttcttcttcttctatttctCTGGACCACATCACCAGATAAAATAAAGTGCAATCTGATAGGGATCTTTTGACATTAAAGTTCTGGTTCTTTCATCTGAGCACtccataaaaataatacaaacatcCGCCACGTGAGGCAAACTTCCGACTTCCTTCTCATGTGGTTCTCTGTCGCCCTCCAGCGGCCTGGAGGTGGAAAGATCGCGTCAATCTTTGCTGTTCAATAGCAGCATCACCATACATTTATACAAAGCGattcaaattttctttacagGGGAAAGTGAGAACATTAAACTAAAAGAATTAGATTAAGAAACGTAATCTTATTTTACACTCTAatcttgaaaagaaaaacctttaaaaccaaatttaaaaaaagagaaactgcaAGAAAAGCTAAATTCCCCCCTTTGGAACAGGTTGCCACtcctttttaaaatctctgtCTTGCTGTACTGTACGGTCAAAGAGATGGACATGGGAACTGGAGATATGATCCTTGCTCGTTATGATCAATGAAAATGATGGTTTTAAGATTTTAGGTTTAAGTGATTTAAGGACTGAAAGAAACAAGGCATTTGGCTGCTCCATTGATATCTGTTCTTTGCACTTCCTTTTTGGAATTCACCAAGCTTAATTTGTTGAACATCTGTTAATGTGGGTTCGCTGGAATTTGACATGGTTTCAGAATGCAAAGAAAGTAGAAGTTAATGTTTGTGCCTTTAGAATGCCACATTGTAATCCTATCTGAGCTCCTATTAATATCTATTTAGccaaacatttgtaaaatactCCTAAAGCCTGCTACAGTTAGACATTTGCATAGGATTCTGAGTgactctaaaaaaaaagacattgaaaaAAGCTCCTTTGATAATTGACAAGACATTGATAAGTTCTTGTTTTATTGCTTAcagatttcatatttatttcttttacgcGTATTTGGCAATACCCTGTAAGCGGCAGACTGAGGAGGAGGAAATCTGGGAACTTTGTTAGTGTCAGCAGAGGTCATTTATATAACCTTCTAGTCATAACGCACAGCAATTATGAGATAAAGTTCAAGGAGAAATAGTTTCGTTTTCGCTTAACAGAAACACGCCTTAAATAGTTTCTCTTCTTGATCAGTTCTGGTCTGGAGAGGACTGACCAGATGGACCCAAATTGTAAAAACACTTGTGTAGGTTTGCCTTATTAGAAGAACCGCACACAGCCTGAACATTTTATGGTGCGACtgacacttttttattttcttgcctATTCACAGAGACAAGAACCGTTCAGTTCACTCCAGTTCAATTCCCTTATTGTCTTCGAAGGGGGAAATTTGTTTTGCAGCCAGAAATttcaaacatacaaaacaacatAGAATACATAGACAAcgttttaaaacagacaaaacatacAAGCACTTGTCagtctttctttaaaaacaagccAAATTTAATGAATCAATTAAATGCAGGTTTGGGTGATCCCAGTTTTGCTTTTGAGTAAAGGCTGGTGGACATTAGTGATGCAAGGAAATTAAaaggaaagcaataaaaagcaAGATTATTAAAAGATTAATACTTTGTgtcattcaaaatattttactttggcAGAAACTATGTAAACCTCAGGGGTGCTGACTCCCAGAGAGGTATCATGagttctttgttgttgtttttttcttccattgaGCACCACTATGCTCTCATGCTTTTTGTAAAACGTGCGGATCAtctctaaaattaaaatttttccacAAAGGGCAATAGTGatgactaaaaataatatttctacgtcgcttttcatattttggtaAAGATAACTAGAAAGCTTGACAggaatgtttatatttaaaattccgactttcaaatattcaaatattccCCAATGGAATTTCTTGGAAAATATCATTTCAATCCGccatctttattatttttaaacaaacccCCTTTTCAACGCGTCTTTTCTATTACAGACAGCCACTGCATTTACTTCTTATTAAagaataattaatttcagttgcATTTATTATGAACGCATTGTGTTCATGCTCGACTTATTCTGTACGTCCTTAGTTTTTGCTTAATAGCTCAATAAACCGAGTAGATAACacttcttgttttcatttcccTTCATGCCAGTTTGACAATGCGGCACTCACAGCGCCTGCGCCAGATTACAGGAAGtgttaacatttttcttataGCAGCAGCTGATAGCTCCACCAGAAAAGCCTGGGACACCTGCTGCCGCTCCAACACGGTAAATATCCTTTCGCTGGACCGTCAGTAAGAACACGCCGTGTCGGTAGAAGGAGAGAGAATCTCTGTTTCTAGTCCAGCGTCGAAATACGAAGGTCTGTAGACTGAGTGGTGTCTCGTCTGGACCCGGCGGTGTGTGTCGTTAGCTCACACCGTGAGACAAGATAAGGTTCAGTGAGGGAGGAACCGTAGCGTGTCGTAACGATCCGCTCAGAGAACCAGAGAGCTGGAGTCATGGACTGATGGAGCCCCCACGGCCCCCCACCAACACTCCTTCTCCTCATTGTGTCGATTAGACGCAGAGGCTGCAGCATCAGAACCCGCGCTGAGACCTTCACCCTCCGTTCTGTAGATCTCAGGGTTGATCTGATTCAGACCTCTGTTGTCTGACATGACATGTGAGAACATCGATCTGAAATTGTCTTATCTTCGCGCTGCGAATTTCTCACAGTCCTGCATTTTTAGTTTGCGTTGCTTGTCTTCGGGTGCCTAGCAGGAGAGGGGTGTTACTGTCATAGAGGATAGTCCTGGTAAAACATCATCTTTCACTTGAAAGATATGGTCTAAAAAGGTTTTTATATAATCAGTAACATAAGATTTACtatgtgctataaaatggcactatgtgcatTTTCCAATCAATTAACTACTTCAGTTTTTATGAAATGGTGTATACAgtacatcaaatatgacttaaaggtGTTTGACTTgttaatttaacaccttgaaattcggcctctgtctctttaaaaattcctggtctttctgaaactccaccttcagaaagtcatcacaacatggctcctctgttaaccctttaacaacgtttttaccagcgctgCACTGAGCAATAGCACATGTAATGAGCtgagcagatgcacagttccatcAGTATCCAATCTGCATTTAGcagtatttgctaattgctgctggctagtctgaaggagttaaGTGGGGGAGTTGTGAGTGAGGGCTTCTCTGAgtcggaagcttggaaactgcagctctacGGAGGGTCTGCGCCAGCCCCGactccagacgagtttaacaggggggGGCATTGACTTGTTTTGGGGGGCAAAATGAATCTACGTAGCTGAACATAAATAACATCATCAGTAGCCTACAGGctacttgttaacaagcttaaggtgctgtATTGTTATTAGCTAGTCATcctttagctaacattacctgcatccaacagcattactcaactcaGTCAGTTAGTTTGGGGGAAAACTGTGCAAAGTTCTTTgcgttttgctggtttgctgccacGATTCTAACACAAACCTGAGTatctctgcacagcagcagcaggtcttcTTCGCTGCCGCACAGGCGTAAACCCAGCGCAAGCCTCTCAGCTTCATGTTGCCTTTGAAAGCGGCTCGGAAAAACAGGTTACGACATGTTAACAacggattaaacagttttgactgctgaaaaaagtgacagaggacacagatatgggaagtgcggaagccTCTACTGTATCAAATtgatataggaataacagaCAGTTGGCCAGTCTGaggtaaaacaacaaacagcttccagtccGGGGGGGGGCACGCTGAATCTGTGGGCGGGCAATGCCCCCCAATGCCCGCCCATGCTGCCGGGCCTGGtctgcgcctcgaaggcggagctaggtccaaccaggtgttttgcaaagctgaatcaatcaatcagtaaATTTTAATTTCTCCCATGGcagaatggttgccatggcagattcaaggatttttcaaacatgcatgagaaAATCAAGGGAACACCCAGgtgtcaattttacataatgctgcccctttaacacTTTCATAAAAGCAGATGTTTTGTTGGTTTGCTGCTCAGGGGGATTCAACGTGAGCGGTGAAGTAGGAAGAGCTCAGGACTGATCTTACACAAGTAAATGTTGCTTCTTGTGATAATGGCTATAACAGtcatgtcaaactccagtcttcaaGGGCCACTGCCTTGCATTTTCAGATGTGCCACTGGTCCAACACATGGAAATCAAATGGCTGACTTACCTCCTCAGTATGTAGACAatttctccagagtcctgccaATGACCTAATTCTTTGATTCAGGGGTGTTGCAGCAGAACCatgtctaaaagttgcaggacactgacTGTCAAGGATTGGAGTTTTACACCTGTAGGCTATAGGGACCATTTTCAAATAGTAGAGTCCATGTTGCTGCAGAAATACGGATGATTCAAAAGTCAGATATGTTCAGGATAACTATCAGTCCATTGAGTTCAGTCAGAGTGTGTGCTAATCAGAGAAGCTCATGACAGGAAAACTAAAGGCTGCTTTGTTGTGGAACGCTACCTAGAGAATTAATTTGTCTCTCCGAAGAGTCTAACAGCTCTACATAGGTTTGAGAAGTTATATTAGCCGAGCCACTGCCTTTCTATGCAATTCTGCCAAATTCTCCCCTCCCTTCAGTGCTCTGAacgaagcaaagcgtagaacaaggggctgATTTTTACCAGTCTATGATTGTATCTAACCAAACCATGGGATTTTGGAACAGTGTGTTTTGCATAGGAAAGACCAAAGAGTCAGTGAGGGAGGAATTGTAGCGTCGTAACCAAATGTGAAGGTAGGTGATGGCTTGCTGCCATGGGGACCCGGCCATCTTGTAGTCATTGAGGTGACCATGAACTGCTTCGCCAACAAAATTTCCCATGTCAAATATGAAGCCATTTGTGACGGCTCCACCTTGACCCAAACAGGGCAATGATGAGAACAAATAGtgcaaacacaacaacaacctGTCAGTAACAAGGAAAAGAAACCCTGTGGCTGGACTTCTAAAGAAATATTCCTGTTGAAGGGGGATCTAGAAGCTGTTTCATCAGGGACTCAATCTTTCCTTGTGTGCCATAAGTTGAGGTGGGAGGTTTGTCtttagctaaaaaaatatttgcattgatATAGCATAGTGATTACATACGTCTTTTATCTTTATAATGTTTCTAATCACATTAGACAAAGGTTGTGTTTTCTCCCTGGGTTTTATAGTCACTTCCCCCCAAAACTgacattgtgttttattaacatttcttcagatttctttgaaaagcattcCAACATGAGCTGTTGTGTTACTCCGACTCAGTTAAATATCTACAGGtttctttctgcacagagtCAGTTTGGAGGTAGACTGTACAAACTAAAACTTCGCATTGATCTTCTAATTTAGACCAGTGGGGAGTAAAACCATAGATATTACTAAGTATGGAACCTGTTGTTGGAATTAACTTCacaaaagttaaagtttttccTTTTGCGCAAAGAAAAACACCAGAAGAGCACAAAGATCAAGCCAGCCCCAGTAACGAGTGTCTACTTGGGAGGCCACTCGGGTCACTGTTAGAGCAGCGTTCCAGGGAGGAGGCCCAGCCGTCTCCTGCACAGGTCGGTATGAGCTCCAGGGGGAGCGGCAGCCGGTCCAACGGCTCGCTACCGCAGACCAAGATCTGCCAGTTCAAGCTGGTGCTGCTGGGGGACATGGCTGTGGGCAAGTCCAGCCTGGTACTACGCTTCGTCAAGGGACAGTTCGACGAGTTCCAGGAGACGACTATAGGAGGTGAGACACAGTGGTGCTGATCAGGTGATCGTTCCGTATGAGAATACTTCGATGTTAACTTGTTGCTCTTTCATCCGTGTTTCTCCAGCTGCGTTCTTGGCTCAGTCGGTGTGTTTAGACGACACCACAGTGAAGTTTGAGATCTGGGACACAGCAGGACAGGAGCGATACCACAGCCTGGCCCCCATGTACTACCGCGGAGCTCAGGCTGCCATCGTCGTCTTTGATATCACTAAACCGGTACATGAAGACaaagaacacattatttatGAGTTAGTTTAAGTAGAATGGGTTTAATTATACAGTCTTGTGAGAAGATCATTATTTTACCTCTGATTATGTGATTGCAGGAGACCTTTGAGAGAGCTAAGGCCTGggtgaaggagctgcagaggcagGCCAGTCCAAACATTGTTATCGCTCTGGCTGGAAACAAGGCCGACCTTGCTGAGAAGAGACTGGTAGAATATGAGGTactacttgttttgttttttccccccaattttATTCTCTCTATATCCATAGTTTAGGAAGAAATTGACAAAAATTCTAAATCCTCTACACCAGTGGTCTCCAACTGCATTCCTTgagggccacagtcctgcagttttATAGACGTGTCCTTTGTCCTACACACTTGATTTCAATGGCTAAACTGCCTCAACAGCATGCAGTCAAGCTCTACAGAACTCTGTGATGAGCTAATATCggagccaggtgtgctgaagcagagacagatctaaaagttgcaggacccTGGCCCTACACCTTCTTTACACCTTCTCTTTTGGGAGAGGTCACAGTAGGGACAGTCCATTACTTGTCCTGCTACTTCCTACTTCAGTCACTGTGCAGAGTGGGGTTTTACATTGTCCTGTTGAATAATAGAAGGATATCCCTGGAAACCAGGGTCTTGTATTCAGTGTACAGGGCCCGACAAAAGTTTTAAACCCACACACAAGACCAAGACCCACTAAAGTTTTAGCTGTACCATGACTAAATGATGGAAAGCTTATgaagtgtgaatatttttgaagggGGGGATGAACTCTTTAAACCTCTGTGTATCACTAGTTTATGGTAGAATGGTTGTATTGCTAGAGCAGTCCACCCCTGGTAAGGCCATTCAAAACAACGTCCAATTCATTAAACCCCTCCAATGAGAAGGACAATTGTCTTCTTGTCCTTCTCTGTGTTACGAAGGAAGCCCAGACATATGCTGAGGACACCAGTTTGCTGTTCATGGAGACGTCTGCCAAGACAGCCATGAACGTCAACGAGCTTTTCTTGGCTATTGGTGAGACACCTTGTATCAGAGTCAACATTTAGCTCTTTTGTAAATGAATTAATAACCTGGAATATGTGTTGTAATTTGCTAATCCAATTACAACTCTCATTTACTCTGCTGTAGCAAAAAAGATGCCAAAAACAGACACGCAGAACCCAACACACGCAGCACGACATCGGGGAGTGAACCTCCAGGATCCAGATGCCCACTCCACCCGAGCCTGCTGCGGTGGGAACTAAAGCTCCTGAACCACCCTGCTGTGTATCAACTCCCCCATCCATTCTCCCCTCCACCACAGTCCTGACTCCGCCACGTCGTGTTGCAGCAACATCCAGGGGTGAGCCTGATGTTGGGAAACCTGACGTCCGCTCCCCTCTGTGCGTTGCGCCCATCCTCCAACCCAAGCAGACAGAAACTCAAAGGAACGGGGAAGACAGAAGAAGAATGATGCCAACTGAATTAAGGGCGGGCACTTGAGTTTGCCCACCAGACTTGGAGATTTTACTTTTGGAAATAACAGGCGAAGACCAAGATTGAGGAGTGCAAAACGAAGGAATGTGCAAGGCAGTGGCAGTTCTGTTGTAGTATTTAGCACTAATTGTGAAAATCCTGTTTCTCTCTGCCTTGCATCAGTTTACCCACTGTCCTGTTGCATAAACTGAACAGCACATTCTTGTGAGTGGACAGAAACCATTAGAAAAGGgagctttcttcttctttgtggagCTTGCTTTGTCTCATTTTGAACTGATCAAAGTCTGCTGTGAATACTGCCCCATAACACTGTCCTGGAATGATCTGTAACCCTTCTGTCATGCTTGAAAAGATCCATATCACAATTTCTCAAGTGTGTCAGCCTGGTCAAATTTCTAGTGTGATGGTTTAGACTTCATTGCCTTCCGGCTGTAATATTCCAGCCTGTCATGTCCTGTAGTCTAGGTAGAAACTTAAATTCACTACATGAGGCCAACGTGTTAGCGCACACAAAGCTAAATCTGTTTGTATTTTAGCTATTTAAGATGCAATGTTGAGAAACTCCCTGCAATCAGTGCATGAGCAGTGATAAAGAAAGAGGGGAAACTTTACCACAACACTATGGCCTTGATGTGGAGGGGATGTTGGGCACTAAACACAGTGAACAGCGGGGAAATCCAAAGGGTTCAGATTGGCATCAAATACCAGAATCCTGCTGTGAGTAGATCTCTTAAACCAACTGAAGGGCTGCATTGAGTAATAGAGGTGATTCGACTGCAGATAATACCATGGTGTCTGCTTCTGTGCATGTAAAAATTCTCGCCTCAGATCATTGATATCCTGGGGTAGTTTGTTTAGTTATGTGGAGGAAAGCAGAAAAGATCTAAAATGAAGCTCAAAATAACCCACGTTTCCCTGTGGGATCTTTTCTGCCCGTCTTCTGGTAAGTGTCCCTCGTTTGTCTCTTGTCACGGTGATCTTAGATGGTTTTATGAATTAACTTATTTTCAGACAATGCTCTTGAAACGAGTTAGGTGTGCTTGTTAGCTGTCAAACCTTGCAGaagaaaacaggacaaaaaaaattgttggtAAAACACGAGAACAGAAGTGCCTActccaagttttctttttccttggtgtgactttttttttgtggacaGGGTGCAGGAAAAGCACTTCCCTGACACTGGCTCGTATTTAAAACAACATGGCGCCTTGTCGTTAAGCTACACTGTAATGGCTTTTTGAATGGATGTAAAGAGATCTTGTCAAAGACACTGTATGTCATATATTGTCCTTATTTTAATGAAAGTGTATGTTGACTTT carries:
- the rab5b gene encoding ras-related protein Rab-5B isoform X2 is translated as MSSRGSGSRSNGSLPQTKICQFKLVLLGDMAVGKSSLVLRFVKGQFDEFQETTIGAAFLAQSVCLDDTTVKFEIWDTAGQERYHSLAPMYYRGAQAAIVVFDITKPETFERAKAWVKELQRQASPNIVIALAGNKADLAEKRLVEYEEAQTYAEDTSLLFMETSAKTAMNVNELFLAIAKKMPKTDTQNPTHAARHRGVNLQDPDAHSTRACCGGN
- the rab5b gene encoding ras-related protein Rab-5B isoform X1, translated to MEPVVGINFTKVKVFPFAQRKTPEEHKDQASPSNECLLGRPLGSLLEQRSREEAQPSPAQVGMSSRGSGSRSNGSLPQTKICQFKLVLLGDMAVGKSSLVLRFVKGQFDEFQETTIGAAFLAQSVCLDDTTVKFEIWDTAGQERYHSLAPMYYRGAQAAIVVFDITKPETFERAKAWVKELQRQASPNIVIALAGNKADLAEKRLVEYEEAQTYAEDTSLLFMETSAKTAMNVNELFLAIAKKMPKTDTQNPTHAARHRGVNLQDPDAHSTRACCGGN